The Oncorhynchus nerka isolate Pitt River linkage group LG13, Oner_Uvic_2.0, whole genome shotgun sequence sequence ctctctcgttctcaggGGACTCCTTCACTCAATTCCGCTTTTCTGAGGAGAAGGAGTGGGATATTGACTCATTGGCAGCCAATCAGGTAAATATGGTATTGCCTTTTCTCTGTTCCTCTTAAAGTTGTTTCCAGTATAGCTCTGTCTTGTCTTGGCTTGTCttttgtttctttgtttctttCGACAGTGGTTAAGGTAGTGGCTAGGGTGTTGTTTTGGTACTAGTCTATTTTGTCCCAGGAGTTGATCAGTGCTCTCTCTTCCTCCGCCCCATTCCTCCACCcgccccttccttcctccctccaccccactcgctccctccctcccttctacgTCTTCCCCTTCTACGTCTACCCCTCCtccttctacctcttcccctcctccttctaccccttcccctcctccttctaccccttcccctcctccttctaccccttcccctcctccttctaccccttcccctcctccttctacctcttcccctcctccttctaccccttcccctcctccttctacctcttccctcctccttctaccccttcccctcctccttctacctcttcccctcctccttctaccccttcccctcctccttctacctcttcccctcctccttctacctcttcccctcctccttctacccttcccctcctccttctacctcttcccctcctccttctacctcttcccctcctccttctacccttcccctcctccttctacccctcccttctaccccttcccctcctccttctacctcttccctcctccttctaccccttcccctcctccttctacccctcctccttctacctcttcccctcctccttctaccccttcccctcctccttctacccctcctccttctaccccttcccctcctccttctactccttctacctcttcccctcctccttctacctTTTCCCTCCTTCTACCCCTTCCTATCCTCCTTCTACCCCTACCCCTCCtccttctacctcttcccctcctccttctaccccttcccctcctccttctacccctcctccttctaccccttcccctcctccttctactccttctacctcttcccctcctccttctaccttttcccctcctccttctacccCTTCCTatcctccttctacccctcctccttctaccccttcccctcctccttctacctcttcccatcctccttctaccccttcccctcctccttctaccccttcccctcctccttctacccctcctccttctaccccttcccctcctccttctacccctcctccttctaccccttcccctcctccttctacctcttcccctcctccttctacctcttcccctcctccttctacctcttcccctcctccttctacctcttcccctcctccttctacctcttcccctcctccttctacccctcctcctTCTACCCCTTCCTatcctccttctacccctcctcctcccccttcctatcCTCCTTCTACCCCTACCCCTCCTCCTTCTAccccttccccctccttctaccccttcccctcctccttctacctCTTCCCATCCTCCTACcttttcccctcctccttctacccctacccctcctccttctaccccttcttcccctccttccacccctctccttccctctccccacaTCTAGTTTTCAGCAGTGTTTGTGGACCTCCCAGCCCTGGCCCAGTCTCTACAAGAGCTGCCTCTCCACCAGAGACTCAACCTGGAGGCTGAACTAGTCCAGGTAGGTACTGATGCCTCTCCACCACAGACTGAACTAGTCCTGGTGCAGAACCTTTTTGCTCCATTGGGTTTGGTGTTGGGCGTCTACACCTCTTTAGGCGTCTAGACTAGAGTATTCAGAAGTGTTGTAATATTACCATGGAAACCTGTTGAATTCTTTCTTTTTTCAGAGCGTTCCCAGAAAGTCATTGTCTAAGTATTGGTAGTGTATTTGGGTTGAATCCAGATGTATTATCTAATCCTGTTGTTATATATCAGGTGACCTCTCCGGTGGAGCTACCCACTATGACCATGGCACCCAAACAGAACTCTGTAGCGCTGGGTCTGTTTAAGCCTCCTGTCCCAGGAGTCCCAGCAGCTCAGAAAGGCCTTAGTCCAAGCCTGGGTGTTTCCTGTGATGTGAGCACAGCCCCAGGCGCTGTTCCTCTGGGCTCCTCAGCTGCCAAGACCCCTGTGGTGGATGACATGGATAAGGATTTGGACCAGCTGCTCAGTCTACAGAGCTCAGACTCAGAACCTTCACTGTCCCAAACTGGCAGGCTTGTTGAGGTTCCAAATGAACGTGAGTACCCATAACATTTTTGTTCTGTTCTGCAATCTTGTAATTAGATTATACACGTTGCAGACTATTCAGTGTGGAAAAAATAACTTGTTGCTACAACAACCCATCACccaggacgtgctacctgtcccaggcccgctgttttcaactctctagagacagcaggagcggtagagatactcttaatgatcggctatgaaaagccaactgacatttactcctgaggtgctgacctgttgcaccctcgacaactactgtgattattattatttgaccatgctggtcatctatgaacatttgaacatcttggccatgttctgttataatctccacccggcacagccagaagaggactggccaccccacatagcctagttcctctctaggtttcttcctaggttctggcctttctagggagtttttcctagccaccgtgcttctacacctccattgcttgctgtttggggttttaggctgggtttctgtacagcactttgagatatcagctgatgtaagaagggctatataaatacatttgatttgatgatttgattagATCAGTTAACAGTAACCTAAATAAAGGCATTGATCATTTGCTAGTAACATACAGAGAAACAAGATGGAAAATTGTTGGTTCGTCCTCTATATCTGTGTGAGTACTAGGGAGAGTGCAACTTTCTGTGGTTTCTTTTttcagcagcagtagaggagagggaggagcttGTTCCGGAGGAGGAGCTTAAGAAGCAGGACACACAGCAGGCCAAGGAGGAGATTCAGAAGGAGGAGGTGGCTGCACCTCCCAAGGCAGCGGTAGCAAAGGAGGTGGTGACAGAGGAGGACCTGGAAGACTGGCTGGACAGCATGATCTCCTGACCCCTGAAATCTAACCTTTGACCCTGTCTGACCTAGGAGAAGGACCGTCCAGTCCCCCTCAGCCCCTAACAGTCTTACATCATATTCTAATCCATCACAGTCAAGACATGAAGCACTGCTTATATAACAGCAAATTCATTAATATACTTTTCATAAGATCGACTTTGGATGAAGGCATTGTTGGGAGTTCTTTCCCTCCCATTTGACTGATTCACATCAAGTCCCATGTGTTCTCCATCCTACCGACTACCCTGGATAGGTGTAGCAGCGGAGCTCTGTGAGCTGTACCGGATTTCCTATTCCTTGTCAGACACGGAAAGGggctcacacacagacagacacattttcCCCTCTGAAAGGTTTCTGTAATTGGATCGATGTTGTGAGTTAGTTGACAGCCCATGGAATACAGACATGGTTTATTGCATTGGTTAATTTATCCATTTCCACCCCCCCCTCTTTCCTTCTCAAAAAGAAATGCAGGTTTCCCAAAGCTACTACATATAAATGGCCATACAATAGCAGTTCACTGTTCAATAAATTCTGAATTATGTTTTTTCTTCAGCGTGTAATTTCTACTATGGAAAGAAAGGTGTACAGGCAGACAATGGACACTGTAGTTTGGGAACAAATCCAAACTGAGCAACAATTACACAATgggtatctatatatatatatatatttcttctaAAAAGCTATCCCTACTGTAACTAGGTAATTCTAATCCACAACCTAGAGCACGAAGGGTGTCAAGTTCTTATTTTAAGGCACATTGGCACTTTATAAACACCTATAATGGGCTCAAGACTTATTGAGGGACCCcttttttaaattcctcatctcACCAAGCTAATTAGATTCAGACCCAAGTTCAATAAAAGGTAGAATTAGGTCTAATTTAATTTCTAGTCAAGTTTCATCATTATCACCACCACAATTCACATTGTAGCATTTTGGTTCTCAGGTAATATCTTGTGTTTTGGTTAATATCTTGGGTATTAATCTCATGGCTTGTACATTCAATCACTCCTCAAGCTGTAACCCTACATATATCACTGTCTCCACTCTACCTCACAACACACATTGTGCAACAGTTTTGGGGGGTGAGCAAGTGAAAAGGGTAACGTGTCATAACAAATCAAATGAATATAACCATTTGTGTTCGAAGAGCAAACAAGGTGTTGCTGTGACAGGTGACCTATCTTCACAATGAAAATTGAAACACCAAGTCCAGTCATCATCTTCATCaacctcagtctctcctcagtagTGGCTGGCCAGTTCATTAGGTGATACTGTATGATGGATACAATGGCAGCAGAAGTAGTGGCTGGCCAGTTCATTAGGTGATACTGTATGATGGATACAATGGCAGCAGAAGTAGTGGCTGGCCAGTTCATTAGGTGATACTGTATGATGGATACAATGGCAGCAGAAGTAGTGGCTGGCCAATTCATTAGGTGATACTGTATGATGGATACAATGGCAGCAGAAGTAGTGGCTGGCCAGTTCATTAGGTGATACTGTATGATGGATACAATGGCAGCAGAAGTAGTGGCTGGCCAGTTCATTAGGTGATACTGTATGATGGATACAATGGCAGCAGAAGAGCTAAGTGGAGCTAGATGTCATGTTCCATTAAGGTTCAAGGGAGTTAGTCTTTACCAGATAGTGTTGTAGGGTAGTGTTCTGGTGTCCTCTCTACCCAGATAGTGTTGTAGGGTAGTGTTCTGGTGTCCTCTCTACCCAGATAGTGTTGTAGGGTAGTGTTCTGGTGTCCTCTCTACCCAGATAGTGTTGTAGGGTAGTGTTCTGGTGTCCTCTCTACCCAGATAGTGTTGTAGGGTAGTGTTCTGGTGTCCTCTCTACCCAGATAGTGTTGTAGGGTAGTGTTCTGGTGTCCTCTACCCAGATAGTGTTGTAGGGTAGTGTTCTGGTGTCCTCTCTACCCAGATAGTGTTGTAGGGTAGTGTTCTGGTGTCCTCTACACCCAGATAGTGTTGTAGGGTAGTGTTCTGGTGTCCTCTCTACCCAGATAGTGTTGTAGGGTAGTGTTCTGGTGTCCTCTACCCAGATAGTGTTGTAGGGTAGTGTTCTGGTGTCCTCTACACCCAGATAGTGTTGTAGGGTAGTGTTCTGGTGTCCTCTATCCATTAAATGTTGTTGAAGTGATGGAAGAAGGCTGCCTCAGATAGGATGTAGGGTTTGTGAGTagacttgtctctcaaatacagaCAGCGTTGCTTTACGGTAAATGGGAAGTGTTAAGTGTCCTCTCTACCCAGATAGTGTTGTAGGGTAGTGTTCTGGTGTCCTCTCTACCCAGATAGTGTTGCTTTACGGTAAATGGGAAGTGTTAAGTGTCCTCTCTACACAGGTAGGGTAGCTAGCTAATGTAGTTTTAGGTGTTCTCTCTATCAAGGTAGGGTTGGAGAGTAGCTGGGTAGTGTTAGCTGTCCTCTCTACCCAAGCAGGTCCTCATACTGCTTCCTGAAACAGTCCCCAGCAGGGAAGAAGTCCCAGCATCTCTCCTGGTACATCTTCCACACATACGACTCCTGTTGAAGGACAGGGAAATACACAGTAGTTCAAATGGTTTTAGGAGTGAAAAGGTGTTTCAACTAGAAAAGGTAATTTTACATTAAATCAAATTGTGTAGTGTGTTAAAGTCAAATGGCAGCAATATTACAATTTTGAAATTCACATGACATTCAAAATGCATAGCATCTTCGGAGGTTTAGCGAGCGATTTGCATTTTCTGTGTATCAAGTTTACAAACTTTCATATATTCAACTTCTTGGATGCATTCAGATTCCGTTTTAAAATTCTGATTCAAAACCAAAGACAACATCCTGGTACTTTGCAAGGTAGAAAAGAACAGAGACTCAGAAGCTTTTGCTAGATTCCGACGCCAAAGTGGCATTTATTGTCTTCCTATGAATTGGTCTCTAGCGTTTAAACCGTTATAAGCTATATCCCATTCCTGAAAGCTTAGACTCTATCAAACATGGACATGTCTAgacgttgaaccaatgtggaatagatgttAAATTGACGTCTCTGCCCAATGGGTCTAAGAAGTAGAATATATGAAACTTTGATAAACCCAAATGAATGCAACATCTACCATATTGAAACAGAATATTACATTGAAATTGAATTTCAAAAATGTATGCGATTTATTCATTCAATTCAGTTTTTAAAATCATGAGATACAACAATTTATGAATTCAATGTGTGTATTACAAATGGTTAGATATTAAATACAATTTCTGTTGGTACTGAAACCACTCCATAGTTCTATTCTAGTGCTAGAGTTTCAATGAGAGAGATTTAGACCTGAGATGTGTGTTCATATAATAAAGAGAAGTGTTGTTGTACATACCTGACCAGTGTGTTCAGTCTCGTCCTTGTTGATGAGGTACATCAGGAAGAAGCTGCACAGAAAGAAAAGCCATGTGGCCAAATATTAACTCAGGCTTTCATCCAGAGTATCACTGGTAAAGGTTAAGTACATCTAATTAAATTCAAACGAGAGCCTTTAATGGACCATCTCTGGTCATATGTGCTTGAACAACGTCCTCGTGTCAGTCAGTATGTACTCACAGGTAGTTGGCCAGGTTGTGTTCTTGTAAGGTGTGGGTCTCAAAGCCGTGGGGTGTCGTGTCAAAGTAGTCGTTTCCAATTCCACAGATGAAGCATTTAGTCTACAGTAAGATGATAGAATGTGTTTACCCAATCAGAtacactcccctcccctcacatATTGCATTTATTCAAGAAGATGCTTATTCCTAACATTGATcctttgttattttttatttaactaggcaagtaagtttagaacaaattcttatttacaatgacggcctaccccggccaatgctgggacaattgtgcaccgccctatgggactcccgatcacggccggttgtgatacagcccgggatcgaaccaggttctgtagtgacgcctctagcactgagatacagtgccgtAGACCCCCAgtgcaccacttgggagcccagAAAATGTTCTAGGTGAGACCAGGTGAACTCTTACCTCCATATCCTCCTTCACCTGCTCCTGCTGGTCTCTCAGTTCCCCAAACGCATCAATAATCAAACCTGGAATATTGAACAAGACAGCATTTTAAACTTCTTAAACACGGTACAGTCCTCTCAGCTGCTGTTCTGAACACTGGGGGCCATACGTATCATAAGTTTCAGAGTAGGAGTACTGATTTAGGATCACACCAGGTAAGATTACATCATCCTAGACCTCACCCCATAGAGCCTGGTATTTAGTTGAATTTTTATTTCTTCTAGTGTTTACGTGGCAGATAAAAGCTGAATTGTGTGTCAAgaacatcaagaacttcaagaaaACTAATGTGATACAGTATCAAAGTTCCGTAGTAACATACCaaagttggggtcaattccatttcaattccaatcAATTCAGATAGGTAGAACATTGTAATTCCAATTCAAAATGCCACCTATTGATGAAGAGAATTAGAATTCCAGTGTACTTCCTAAATTGACTGGAAATAGCCCTGGTAGTGACGTACCCTGAATGATGGCCAGGAGGATGACGATGACGAAGAAGAAGAAGGTGATGTCGAAGAGGATACGCCACAGCTCACCCCGTAGGGGAACTCCGGGAGGATATACGGGTCCTCGGAGCTCATCACCGATGACCACACTGAGGAAGATATACGGCCCTCACCCCCGCGTACAGGTGGAACAGATAGCACTGAGGAGGATATACAGGAGGAACAGATAGCACTGAGGAGGATATACAGGAGGAACAGATAGCACTGAGGAGGATATACAGAATGATATACAGGAGGAACAGATAGCACTGAGGAAGATATACAGGAGGAACAGATAGCACTGAGGAAGATATACAGGAGGAACAGATAGCACTGAGGAGGATATACAGGAGGAACAGATAGCACTGAGGAGGATATACAGGAGGAACAGATAGCACTGAGGAGGATATACAGGAGGAACAGATAGCACTGAGGAGGATATACAGGAGGAACAGATAGCACTGAGGAGGATATACAGGAGGAACAGATAGCACTGAGGAGGATATACAGGAGGAACAGATAGCACTGAGGAGGATATACAGGAGGAACAGATAGCACTGAGGAGGATATACAGGAGGAACAGAAGCAGATATATACAGCACTGAGGAGGATATACAGGAGGAACAGATAGCACTGAGGAGGATATACAGGAACAGATATACAGGAGGAACAGATAGCACTGAGGAGGATATACAGGAGGAACAGATAGCACTGAGGAGGATATACAGGAGGAACAGATAGCACTGAGCAGGATATACAGGAGGAACAGATAGCACTGAGGAGGATATACAGGAGGAACAGATAGCACTGAGGAGGATATACAGGAGGAACAGATAGCACCTTCTTGGATCCCTTCCTAAAACATGTTTGGTGAGTCGTGGAATGAACTCTAACCAAGCCATCTATTAGTGGGTCATCTTAAGAACTTAACGTGTGAAAGATGTGCATGACTCATTTATACGTGCTATGACACAGTATCAATACTACTGCGTTGAGTCATCCTTTAGCcgtgagtagtgtgtgtgtgtgtgtgtgtgtgtgtgtgtgtgtgtgtgtgtgtgtgtgtgtgtgtgtgtgtgtgtgtgtgtgtgtgtgtgtgtgtgtgtgtgtgtgtgtgtgtgtgtgtgtgtgtgtgtgtgtgtgtgtgtgtgtgtgtgtgtgtgtgtgtgtgtgtgtgtgtgtgtgtgtgtgtgtgtgtgtatagacttACAGTCATCATGTCGTCACACTTCATGTCAGGTGCGTCCTCGTCCTCGCTCTTGTTGTAGAACTTCCTGAAGAAGTTGAAGGCCACCACAGTGTACAGGTACACCACCACCGCCAACAGACCTACAGTCAGCAccaactgtagagagagagagaggggt is a genomic window containing:
- the aven gene encoding cell death regulator Aven isoform X2 — translated: MEGRPNRGRQTSWKRGGSGGGAGAGARGGGGAGGGSDSGTSGGEHRARGRGRYGTGRGKRDHYRGRGRGYQPTPFGRGQDEGNRMDEDEDEGMEVFTKRKLESNWDRYKESEKEEPSDDTPTQRGTDYHVLLESAGDSFTQFRFSEEKEWDIDSLAANQFSAVFVDLPALAQSLQELPLHQRLNLEAELVQVTSPVELPTMTMAPKQNSVALGLFKPPVPGVPAAQKGLSPSLGVSCDVSTAPGAVPLGSSAAKTPVVDDMDKDLDQLLSLQSSDSEPSLSQTGRLVEVPNEPVEEREELVPEEELKKQDTQQAKEEIQKEEVAAPPKAAVAKEVVTEEDLEDWLDSMIS
- the aven gene encoding cell death regulator Aven isoform X1 — translated: MEGRPNRGRQTSWKRGGSGGGAGAGARGGGGAGGGSDSGTSGGEHRARGRGRYGTGRGKRDHYRGRGRGYQPTPFGRGQDEGNRMDEDEDEGMEVFTKRKLESNWDRYKESEKEEPSDDTPTQRGTDYHVLLESAGDSFTQFRFSEEKEWDIDSLAANQFSAVFVDLPALAQSLQELPLHQRLNLEAELVQVTSPVELPTMTMAPKQNSVALGLFKPPVPGVPAAQKGLSPSLGVSCDVSTAPGAVPLGSSAAKTPVVDDMDKDLDQLLSLQSSDSEPSLSQTGRLVEVPNEPAVEEREELVPEEELKKQDTQQAKEEIQKEEVAAPPKAAVAKEVVTEEDLEDWLDSMIS